One stretch of Anaerolineales bacterium DNA includes these proteins:
- a CDS encoding MFS transporter, whose translation MPRDIPLLFVTRVIRMFGYGFLSVVLALYLAQRGLSEGEIGLLFTLTLAGDAAITLWLTTSADRAGRKKMLIIGALLMIMAGVIFSLTGNFIFLVVTAIIGVISPSGNEIGPFLSIEQAALSQLVPDARRTQVFAWYNLAGSFATATGALIGGFLAQLLQKNGYTPLNSYRAVVFGYTLVGLLLVMLFLFVSSAVEAPRSQETITLQRRFGLHKSRRVVFKLSSLFALDAFAGGLVVQSMVAYWFNVKFGVQPAVLGTIFFAANILAGISALSAAWIARRIGLINTMVFTHIPSNILLILVPFMPTLPLAITALLLRFSISQMDVPTRQSYTVAVVSPDERSAAMGVTSISRSVGASLSPAITGQFLAIPGLLGAPFVIAGSLKIIYDVLIWRGFRAVKPPEER comes from the coding sequence ATGCCACGCGATATCCCCCTCCTTTTCGTCACTCGTGTTATTCGAATGTTCGGCTACGGCTTTCTGTCAGTGGTCCTGGCCCTTTATCTGGCGCAGCGTGGCCTGAGCGAAGGTGAGATCGGACTGCTGTTCACCCTCACCCTAGCTGGCGATGCAGCCATTACCCTATGGCTCACCACCTCCGCCGACCGAGCAGGACGGAAGAAAATGTTGATCATCGGTGCATTGCTGATGATCATGGCAGGTGTCATTTTCAGCCTGACCGGGAATTTTATCTTCCTGGTGGTCACTGCCATCATCGGGGTGATCAGTCCGTCGGGCAATGAGATCGGTCCCTTTTTATCCATCGAGCAGGCTGCCCTTTCTCAACTGGTGCCTGATGCCAGGCGTACTCAGGTTTTCGCCTGGTATAACCTGGCAGGCTCCTTCGCCACCGCCACAGGTGCCCTGATTGGTGGATTCCTGGCGCAGCTGCTGCAGAAAAATGGGTATACACCGTTAAATTCCTACCGGGCAGTGGTATTCGGTTATACCCTGGTGGGTTTGCTCCTGGTTATGCTATTCCTCTTTGTTTCGTCAGCTGTGGAAGCACCAAGGTCGCAGGAAACGATTACCCTGCAGCGCAGGTTTGGCCTGCATAAATCGCGCCGGGTGGTGTTCAAGCTGTCCAGCCTGTTTGCCCTGGATGCCTTCGCGGGTGGGCTGGTGGTGCAGAGTATGGTGGCGTACTGGTTCAATGTTAAGTTTGGCGTCCAGCCAGCCGTGCTGGGGACGATTTTCTTCGCTGCCAACATCCTGGCGGGCATCTCAGCCCTGTCTGCTGCCTGGATCGCCAGGCGTATTGGCTTGATCAATACCATGGTGTTCACCCACATCCCTTCCAACATCCTGCTTATCCTGGTGCCGTTCATGCCGACCCTTCCGCTGGCAATCACCGCCTTACTGCTCAGGTTCAGCATCTCGCAAATGGATGTACCCACGCGCCAATCCTATACCGTGGCAGTGGTTAGCCCGGATGAGCGCTCGGCAGCCATGGGCGTCACCAGCATCTCCCGTTCGGTAGGTGCCAGCCTATCCCCTGCCATCACCGGTCAGTTCCTGGCGATCCCTGGGCTTCTGGGAGCGCCTTTTGTAATCGCTGGCAGCTTGAAGATCATCTATGATGTCTTAATCTGGCGGGGCTTCCGGGCGGTGAAGCCGCCGGAGGAGCGGTGA
- the mtnP gene encoding S-methyl-5'-thioadenosine phosphorylase translates to MNPKLTLAIIGGSGLYHMPGLKDSTEHELTTPFGKPSAPIITGTLEGIEVAFLARHGIGHHISPTEVNYRANIYALKMLGAERVVSISACGSLREDYIPGDLVIPDQLFDLTRNRQRTFFSDGLVAHIGVAEPFCPDLSNQLYQAVAATAAQVHQCGTLITIEGPRFSTKAESNVYRSWGMSIIGMTTSPEAFLAREAELCYSVMAHVTDYDVWHLEKEPVSVEAVITVLNRNTHIAQQAIANLARNLEPEHRCECANALATALITQPERIPPATRQKLDLLVRKYL, encoded by the coding sequence ATGAATCCAAAACTTACCCTGGCAATCATCGGCGGCTCGGGGCTGTACCATATGCCCGGGCTGAAAGATTCTACGGAGCATGAACTCACGACGCCCTTCGGAAAGCCTTCCGCTCCAATCATCACGGGCACGCTGGAAGGGATTGAGGTGGCCTTCCTGGCCCGCCATGGCATTGGCCATCATATTTCGCCAACCGAAGTGAATTACCGCGCCAATATCTATGCTCTGAAGATGCTAGGCGCTGAGCGAGTGGTGAGTATCTCAGCGTGCGGCAGCCTGCGCGAAGATTACATCCCTGGCGACCTGGTCATACCTGACCAATTATTCGATCTAACCCGTAACCGGCAACGTACGTTCTTTTCCGATGGACTGGTGGCGCATATTGGGGTGGCTGAGCCTTTCTGCCCTGATCTGTCTAACCAGCTCTACCAGGCTGTAGCGGCTACCGCAGCTCAGGTCCACCAGTGTGGGACGCTCATCACCATTGAAGGACCTCGCTTTTCGACCAAAGCGGAATCGAATGTCTACCGTTCGTGGGGCATGTCCATTATCGGGATGACCACCTCACCGGAAGCCTTTCTGGCCCGCGAAGCTGAGCTGTGTTACAGTGTGATGGCCCACGTCACCGACTATGACGTGTGGCACCTGGAAAAAGAACCGGTCAGTGTGGAAGCGGTGATCACAGTCCTGAATCGCAACACCCACATCGCCCAGCAGGCGATCGCCAACCTGGCAAGGAATCTCGAGCCAGAGCACCGGTGTGAGTGTGCCAACGCCCTGGCGACTGCCCTGATCACCCAACCGGAACGCATCCCACCTGCGACACGCCAAAAGCTGGACCTGTTGGTGCGAAAATACCTGTAA
- a CDS encoding PadR family transcriptional regulator translates to MENTQTIENMILEMRRGVIVLAVLSQCEQEQYGYSLMKSLSDKGLEIDQGTLYPLLRRLESQGLLSSNWRLEDARPRRYYVISQEGQAILPRLITEWEAMVQMMGLMLKS, encoded by the coding sequence ATGGAAAATACGCAAACCATTGAAAACATGATACTGGAAATGCGGCGCGGGGTGATCGTCCTGGCGGTTCTCAGCCAGTGTGAGCAGGAACAATATGGTTACTCACTGATGAAATCCTTATCGGATAAAGGGCTCGAAATCGACCAGGGCACACTCTACCCCTTGCTGCGGCGGCTGGAATCACAGGGTTTGCTCAGCTCCAACTGGCGCCTCGAGGATGCCCGCCCACGCCGCTATTATGTGATCAGCCAGGAAGGTCAGGCAATCCTGCCAAGGCTCATCACCGAATGGGAAGCCATGGTCCAGATGATGGGACTGATGTTGAAATCGTAA
- a CDS encoding aspartate--ammonia ligase codes for MEECLQCPADYQPLLDVRQTELAIRQIKEFFQTNLSFELNLMRVTAPLFVPSGTGINDDLNGIEQPVHFPVRALGGSRVEIVQSLAKWKRLQLADFGMQPGEGLYTDMNAIRPEETLDNLHSLYVDQWDWERVIDNQQRNIPFLMEIVRKIYDTIRRTERYICHLYPVIQPSLPDQITFVHSEDLQKRYPNLTSKEREKLICKEHGAVFVIGIGAELADGQPHDGRAPDYDDWSTPTNAGYRGLNGDILVNYPLLDCAYELSSMGIRVDPIAMLHQLEARGMLERKNLLFHRRLLNNELPLSIGGGIGQSRLCMFYLRKAHIGEIQSSLWPSEMVEQCREHNILLL; via the coding sequence ATGGAAGAGTGTCTACAATGCCCGGCTGATTACCAGCCCCTATTGGATGTGCGCCAGACAGAGCTGGCCATCCGCCAGATCAAGGAATTCTTTCAGACCAACCTTTCATTTGAGCTGAACCTGATGCGCGTAACGGCTCCATTGTTTGTTCCATCGGGGACCGGGATCAACGATGACCTGAACGGCATCGAACAGCCCGTGCATTTCCCGGTCAGAGCATTAGGAGGAAGCCGGGTCGAGATCGTCCAGTCACTGGCCAAGTGGAAACGTCTGCAGCTGGCAGATTTCGGCATGCAACCAGGCGAAGGCCTTTACACCGATATGAACGCCATCCGCCCGGAAGAAACCCTTGATAACCTGCACTCGCTCTACGTGGACCAGTGGGATTGGGAACGGGTCATAGACAACCAGCAGCGAAATATCCCCTTCTTAATGGAAATAGTCAGGAAAATCTACGACACCATCCGGCGAACTGAGCGATACATCTGCCACCTTTACCCGGTGATCCAACCCAGCCTGCCTGATCAAATCACCTTTGTCCATAGTGAAGACTTGCAGAAACGGTACCCAAACCTGACCTCCAAGGAGCGCGAGAAACTGATCTGCAAGGAACACGGGGCGGTGTTCGTGATTGGGATTGGAGCAGAGCTTGCCGACGGACAGCCTCATGATGGCCGGGCACCCGATTATGATGATTGGTCAACTCCAACAAACGCGGGTTATCGCGGTCTTAATGGTGACATCCTGGTCAATTATCCCCTGCTCGATTGTGCTTATGAACTCTCATCGATGGGTATTCGTGTTGACCCCATTGCCATGTTGCACCAGCTGGAAGCCCGCGGCATGCTGGAGCGCAAGAACCTGTTGTTCCACCGCCGCCTGCTCAACAACGAGCTACCGCTTTCGATCGGAGGTGGGATCGGGCAATCCCGCCTGTGCATGTTTTACTTGCGTAAGGCGCACATCGGCGAGATCCAATCGAGCCTGTGGCCATCGGAGATGGTGGAGCAATGCCGAGAGCATAATATCCTACTGTTATAA